One stretch of Priestia megaterium DNA includes these proteins:
- a CDS encoding IseA DL-endopeptidase inhibitor family protein yields MKKIGLVLSSIAIFFTLSTGVTAQTTSTTLTDANAVKIAASASNHFWSALHGYKNKPCTERTFEYKGTEYVYLCPEFDTKAELSSYLSETFTNSAVEKGLTNYGYITYNGKLAHPIGDGFSMLEWSKAKTKLVYQTATVRSYEFTVPTVDGGSVKRTVTFYKSNSQWKVNKFDAVQ; encoded by the coding sequence ATGAAAAAAATTGGACTAGTTTTATCATCAATCGCTATTTTCTTTACACTAAGCACTGGAGTTACAGCACAAACAACATCTACAACACTAACGGATGCAAATGCTGTCAAAATTGCAGCTAGTGCCAGCAATCATTTCTGGAGTGCTCTGCACGGTTATAAAAACAAACCATGTACAGAACGTACATTTGAATATAAAGGAACTGAGTACGTGTATCTTTGCCCTGAATTTGATACAAAAGCTGAGCTATCAAGCTACTTATCTGAGACATTTACAAATAGTGCAGTAGAAAAAGGATTAACAAATTACGGCTATATCACATATAACGGCAAACTTGCACATCCAATCGGCGACGGATTCAGCATGTTAGAGTGGTCAAAAGCAAAAACAAAGCTTGTGTATCAAACAGCAACAGTTCGCTCTTATGAATTCACAGTTCCAACTGTAGATGGCGGCAGCGTAAAACGCACTGTCACATTCTATAAATCTAATTCTCAGTGGAAAGTAAATAAATTTGACGCTGTTCAATAA
- a CDS encoding YhcU family protein: MKIAQAAPPEMENYIEELTEQLRYDLLPRYVSVDKLNPDELLNPDYCTDHLYNGLLDEALQVISSLQTIIAVIEAIQHRPIEESDCEQFEKNIAILKKYGFLFPVSIECFAKENNLITYSYESFYNSYIN, translated from the coding sequence ATGAAAATTGCCCAAGCAGCTCCGCCAGAAATGGAGAATTACATAGAAGAGTTGACTGAACAGCTTCGCTATGACTTGTTACCTCGGTATGTATCTGTAGATAAGCTTAATCCTGATGAATTATTAAATCCAGATTATTGTACAGACCATTTATATAATGGCTTACTCGATGAAGCATTGCAAGTCATTAGTAGCCTTCAGACAATAATTGCCGTGATTGAAGCGATTCAACATCGGCCGATTGAAGAAAGCGACTGCGAGCAATTCGAAAAAAATATTGCAATTTTAAAAAAATACGGGTTCTTATTTCCTGTTTCCATTGAATGTTTTGCAAAAGAAAACAATTTGATTACGTATTCGTATGAATCGTTTTATAATTCATACATAAATTGA
- a CDS encoding zinc-binding dehydrogenase: MKGIIHSEKSGIAGMNYRDLQEMQPQRGEIKIRLKTAGLNRRDLFVMKNRGKGDKPFIPGSDGAGIIEEVGEGVKGLKTGIEVIINPSLEWDRVEDIPFTPKILGGPSNGTFAEYVIIKADNVVQKPSYLSWKQAGVLSLSALTAYRALFTKGQLKKGEHLLIPGIGSGVATYGLLFAKAIGANVTVTSRSDEKRKQALKHGADYALDSGNSLKEEINNRKVDIILDSVGAALFPTYFEILKPNGRIVNFGASSGNEVELPLRTIFYPQFNILGTSMGSQEEFVDMMDFIEKHQIKPIVDRFYPLSEAVAACERLDKGKQFGNIGLLISE; encoded by the coding sequence ATGAAAGGCATTATACATAGTGAAAAAAGTGGAATAGCAGGCATGAATTACAGAGATCTTCAGGAGATGCAACCTCAAAGAGGAGAAATAAAAATAAGGTTAAAAACAGCAGGTTTAAACCGGAGAGACTTGTTCGTTATGAAAAATCGAGGTAAAGGAGATAAGCCGTTTATTCCCGGTTCAGACGGTGCAGGTATTATAGAAGAAGTGGGAGAAGGCGTAAAAGGTTTAAAAACTGGAATAGAAGTGATCATTAATCCAAGTCTGGAGTGGGATCGTGTAGAGGACATTCCGTTTACACCTAAAATTTTAGGTGGTCCATCGAATGGAACATTTGCAGAGTATGTAATCATAAAAGCGGATAATGTTGTGCAAAAGCCATCTTATCTATCTTGGAAACAGGCGGGGGTTCTTTCATTATCCGCTTTAACTGCCTATAGAGCTCTATTTACAAAAGGGCAGTTAAAAAAAGGAGAGCACCTCCTTATTCCCGGTATAGGAAGCGGAGTCGCGACCTATGGATTGTTATTCGCAAAAGCTATCGGAGCTAACGTAACAGTCACTTCTAGAAGTGATGAAAAAAGAAAGCAAGCTCTAAAGCATGGAGCGGATTATGCGTTAGATAGCGGAAACAGTCTAAAAGAAGAAATCAACAATAGAAAAGTAGATATCATACTTGATAGTGTGGGGGCAGCTTTATTTCCTACTTATTTTGAAATATTAAAGCCAAATGGAAGAATTGTTAATTTTGGGGCGAGTTCTGGAAATGAAGTTGAATTGCCTCTAAGAACTATTTTTTATCCTCAATTCAATATACTTGGCACGTCTATGGGAAGTCAGGAAGAATTTGTGGACATGATGGATTTTATAGAGAAACATCAAATTAAACCAATCGTCGATCGATTCTATCCGTTGTCAGAGGCAGTTGCAGCTTGCGAACGATTAGATAAAGGAAAACAATTTGGCAATATAGGTTTACTTATTTCAGAATAA
- a CDS encoding cation diffusion facilitator family transporter → MENYYEQAQKGAWVSILSYIFLSACKLIIAGITASSALKADGLNNVTDIIASIAVLVGLKISKKPRDNDHPYGHSRAEHISSLIASFIMMVIGLEVLVDAGQSLFMDKSEAPNLLAAWVGLGAAAIMGGVYRYNIKLAKKLDSQSLYAVAKDNLSDALVSIGAVVGIFGSQFGLPWLDVVAAFAVGIIICKTAIEIFKEAAHSLTDGFDEEKLGHYKESIELVEGVKEVEDVKARKLGNQVVIDVTVKVDPHLNVIKSHEIADQIEHMMNDEHQIKDTLVHIEPDAYEKQK, encoded by the coding sequence ATGGAGAACTACTATGAGCAAGCCCAAAAAGGCGCTTGGGTTAGTATCTTATCATATATCTTTTTATCAGCATGTAAACTTATTATTGCGGGTATCACCGCTTCCTCTGCATTAAAAGCCGACGGTCTTAATAATGTTACAGATATTATTGCATCAATTGCCGTCTTAGTCGGCTTAAAAATCTCTAAAAAACCTCGCGATAATGATCACCCCTATGGACATTCCAGAGCGGAACATATCTCTTCACTTATTGCTTCTTTTATCATGATGGTCATCGGACTAGAAGTATTGGTCGATGCGGGTCAGTCATTATTTATGGACAAATCTGAAGCGCCTAATTTACTGGCTGCTTGGGTAGGTCTTGGAGCGGCTGCCATTATGGGTGGTGTCTATCGATATAATATTAAGCTTGCTAAAAAACTTGATAGCCAGTCTTTATATGCGGTTGCTAAAGATAATTTGTCTGATGCACTTGTGAGTATAGGGGCTGTTGTGGGAATTTTTGGCTCACAATTCGGCCTGCCCTGGCTGGACGTGGTAGCTGCTTTTGCTGTGGGAATTATTATTTGTAAAACAGCCATCGAGATTTTTAAAGAAGCGGCTCATTCCTTAACAGACGGATTCGACGAAGAGAAGTTAGGGCACTACAAAGAAAGCATCGAGCTTGTAGAAGGTGTAAAAGAAGTAGAAGATGTGAAAGCGCGCAAGCTTGGTAATCAAGTCGTGATTGATGTAACTGTTAAAGTAGATCCCCATTTAAATGTTATCAAAAGCCATGAAATTGCTGATCAAATTGAACATATGATGAACGATGAGCATCAAATTAAAGATACGCTTGTTCATATTGAACCTGATGCATACGAAAAGCAAAAATAA
- a CDS encoding AI-2E family transporter translates to MEPRPQKGTFFREKILNNKFVVYTIIIFILSMTIFSLSKIGFILIPISIFIKTIALPIILAGICFYLFNPLVDFLERKGVKRIISILVLYIVIIGALAIIISSVIPPLKNQVDRLIDNIPELTHDVQHAVTNLSNNRYVEQGLQSANTDLDKLSKDASKHLSKYVSGFSSGIVNFVGTITEIILSVAVLPFILFYLLKDGKNLPNYIVKLLPNRSRSEAKFILADMNHALSAYIRGQIFVAICIGVLLFIGYLIIGLDYALLLAIIAMVTNVVPYLGPIIAIIPAIIIAFITSPFMLVKLAIVWAVVQLLEGKVISPQIMGRSLDIHPITVIFVILTAGNLFGIIGIILAVPGYAVLKVIITHIYQFIRLNSTMYPDKKA, encoded by the coding sequence TTGGAACCTAGACCTCAGAAAGGAACTTTTTTCCGAGAAAAAATCTTAAATAATAAATTTGTTGTATATACAATTATTATTTTTATTCTCAGCATGACTATTTTTTCGTTATCAAAAATCGGTTTTATTTTAATTCCTATCTCTATTTTTATTAAAACAATCGCACTGCCGATTATCTTAGCAGGAATTTGCTTTTATTTATTTAATCCGCTTGTTGACTTTTTAGAACGAAAAGGTGTAAAACGAATTATTTCCATTCTTGTTTTATACATAGTGATTATCGGCGCATTAGCCATTATTATTTCATCGGTTATTCCGCCTCTAAAAAATCAAGTTGACCGTCTTATTGATAATATCCCAGAGCTGACGCATGACGTTCAGCATGCGGTGACGAATCTTTCAAATAACCGATATGTCGAGCAGGGTCTTCAGTCGGCCAACACGGACCTAGACAAGCTTTCAAAAGATGCTTCCAAACACTTGAGTAAATATGTTTCTGGATTTTCAAGCGGTATCGTTAATTTTGTCGGAACCATCACAGAAATAATATTATCGGTTGCCGTTTTACCCTTTATTCTTTTTTACTTGTTGAAAGATGGAAAAAATCTTCCTAATTACATTGTGAAGCTGCTTCCAAATCGTTCTCGTTCTGAGGCTAAGTTTATTTTAGCCGATATGAATCATGCACTAAGCGCATATATTCGCGGGCAAATTTTCGTTGCAATTTGTATAGGTGTACTGCTTTTCATTGGCTATCTGATTATTGGATTAGACTATGCATTACTTTTAGCGATTATAGCCATGGTAACCAATGTTGTGCCTTACCTTGGTCCTATTATCGCCATCATACCAGCAATTATTATTGCGTTTATTACCTCTCCTTTCATGCTTGTAAAACTAGCCATTGTCTGGGCAGTTGTTCAATTGCTTGAAGGTAAAGTAATATCTCCGCAAATTATGGGAAGAAGCCTAGACATTCACCCGATTACAGTCATTTTTGTCATTCTAACCGCCGGAAACTTATTCGGAATCATCGGTATTATTTTAGCCGTCCCTGGATATGCCGTTTTAAAAGTTATTATTACGCATATTTATCAATTCATCCGTTTGAATTCTACTATGTATCCAGATAAAAAAGCATAA
- a CDS encoding SurA N-terminal domain-containing protein, translated as MKKLMYTLLIGLIAAALTACGSNDDAKQSKSDDQKTAQTEKQKEAQEKQEKQAKEMQKKLDKQKVDEKKTVAVVNGKKVSGEEYNAALSSSQAQYQQMGQDPTSKEAAKQVKQQTIDNLVGQTLLLQEAENKGYKATDEEVNKKLKETKKQFKTDKQFKAALKDAGLTQSQLKSELADSIKYQQYVDKDIQTPEVTDKEIQDYYDQFAKQSQSQASGGKEQSQMPKLEDVKPQIKQQLEQQKKQEALEKKVEELKKNAKVEVKL; from the coding sequence ATGAAAAAACTGATGTATACATTGCTCATTGGGTTAATTGCTGCAGCTTTAACAGCATGCGGTTCAAACGATGATGCAAAGCAATCAAAAAGTGATGATCAGAAAACTGCACAAACTGAGAAGCAAAAAGAGGCTCAGGAAAAGCAGGAAAAGCAAGCAAAAGAAATGCAGAAGAAATTAGATAAACAAAAAGTAGATGAGAAGAAAACCGTAGCGGTTGTAAACGGTAAAAAAGTTTCTGGTGAAGAATATAATGCTGCATTATCCTCATCACAAGCCCAATATCAACAAATGGGACAGGACCCAACATCTAAAGAAGCAGCTAAACAAGTAAAGCAGCAAACAATTGACAATTTAGTAGGTCAAACGCTGCTATTGCAAGAAGCTGAAAACAAAGGCTATAAAGCAACTGATGAAGAAGTAAATAAAAAGTTAAAAGAAACGAAAAAGCAGTTCAAAACAGATAAACAGTTTAAAGCGGCTTTAAAAGATGCAGGACTAACTCAATCACAATTAAAGTCTGAGCTGGCTGACAGCATTAAATATCAGCAGTACGTAGATAAAGACATCCAAACACCAGAAGTAACAGATAAAGAAATTCAAGATTATTACGATCAATTTGCAAAACAAAGCCAAAGTCAAGCAAGCGGCGGTAAAGAACAATCTCAAATGCCAAAGCTTGAAGACGTAAAGCCTCAAATTAAGCAGCAGCTTGAACAACAAAAGAAACAAGAAGCGTTGGAGAAAAAAGTTGAAGAACTTAAGAAAAATGCAAAAGTTGAAGTAAAGCTTTAA
- a CDS encoding lactate permease LctP family transporter has product MNMTWTQVYNPLDNIWLSALIALIPIIFFFIALTLLKLKGHIAAGITVLLSMIIAIYFYDMPASMVLGATGYGFLYALWPISYIIIGAVFLYKLTVKSGQFTTIRQSIISITDDPRLQMLLVAFSFNAFLEGAAGFGAPIAITAALLVGLGFKPLKAAALCLIANTASGAFGAMGIPVIVAGQVSGINPKEIAHFLGTQLPIISFLIPFLLIFIMDGIKGLKDVWKATSITAISYALTQYLTVTYIGPELPNITSSIVSLLALAFYIKRTSPAAAKSFSLSPKQILKAWSPFILLTILVTAWSISFVKTMLEHMNLLINVPFLHNHVIKAAPLVKDPTPYAAVLKIDVFAATGTAILIACILSVFLLNVSPKVAWTTLLETVKELSRPIITIMMVIAFAFISNYSGQSSTLGLALATSAAYFPFLSPFLGWIGVFLTGSVVSNNALFGNLQLTTAQQINVLPIILVAANTAGGVMAKMLSPQSIAVAAGAVGLAGKESELFKYTLKYSMGFLILGGFVTFLLAWWL; this is encoded by the coding sequence ATGAATATGACGTGGACTCAGGTATATAATCCGTTAGATAATATTTGGCTTTCTGCACTAATTGCACTCATCCCCATTATCTTTTTCTTTATTGCTTTAACTCTTTTGAAATTAAAAGGACACATTGCTGCCGGTATTACGGTGCTTCTTTCTATGATTATTGCTATTTATTTTTATGATATGCCTGCCTCAATGGTCTTAGGAGCCACAGGCTATGGGTTTCTGTATGCACTTTGGCCCATCAGCTATATTATTATCGGAGCGGTGTTCTTATACAAGCTAACTGTCAAAAGTGGACAGTTTACTACCATCAGACAATCTATTATTTCAATAACCGATGACCCCCGCTTGCAAATGCTGCTTGTTGCTTTTTCTTTTAATGCTTTTTTAGAAGGTGCAGCGGGATTTGGAGCTCCAATTGCCATTACAGCAGCGCTTCTAGTTGGACTTGGCTTCAAACCGTTAAAAGCAGCGGCGCTATGTTTAATTGCTAATACAGCTTCAGGAGCGTTTGGCGCCATGGGGATTCCTGTCATTGTCGCAGGACAAGTATCTGGCATAAATCCAAAAGAAATTGCTCATTTTCTTGGTACGCAGCTTCCGATTATTTCTTTTCTTATCCCTTTTTTACTTATCTTTATTATGGATGGGATAAAAGGATTAAAAGACGTATGGAAAGCAACGAGCATCACAGCCATTTCCTATGCACTGACACAGTATTTAACTGTTACATACATCGGCCCTGAACTTCCAAATATCACATCTTCTATTGTGAGTTTGCTTGCTCTTGCTTTTTATATTAAACGAACAAGCCCGGCAGCAGCTAAAAGCTTCAGCCTGTCACCAAAACAGATTTTAAAGGCTTGGTCTCCTTTTATTCTATTAACGATACTCGTTACGGCTTGGAGCATTTCTTTTGTCAAAACGATGCTTGAACATATGAACCTGCTTATTAACGTCCCATTTTTACACAATCACGTAATTAAAGCAGCGCCTTTAGTAAAAGATCCTACGCCTTACGCTGCTGTCTTAAAAATAGACGTATTTGCAGCAACAGGCACAGCAATTCTTATTGCTTGTATCCTTTCAGTTTTCTTGCTTAACGTATCGCCAAAAGTGGCATGGACCACTCTTTTAGAAACCGTAAAAGAATTATCAAGACCTATTATTACTATTATGATGGTCATTGCTTTTGCTTTTATTTCAAATTATTCAGGACAGTCTTCTACACTTGGATTAGCGCTCGCTACATCAGCTGCTTATTTTCCATTTTTATCTCCATTTCTTGGCTGGATCGGCGTATTTCTAACGGGGTCTGTCGTATCAAATAATGCGCTGTTCGGCAACTTGCAGCTAACTACAGCTCAGCAAATTAATGTTTTGCCAATTATTCTTGTAGCGGCCAATACTGCCGGCGGAGTGATGGCTAAAATGCTTTCTCCTCAATCAATTGCCGTCGCTGCCGGAGCAGTGGGACTGGCTGGAAAAGAAAGTGAACTGTTCAAATACACGCTCAAATACAGCATGGGATTTTTGATACTAGGGGGATTTGTTACCTTTTTGTTAGCTTGGTGGTTATGA
- a CDS encoding methyl-accepting chemotaxis protein: protein MKRLSAKLVVFFSIFIASLLLVVSGAVYQFTKTQIEKDVEVQSQSQVKELKETIHTYLDMYSRSLLTYSENDVIVNFVKQEGDQTNQEKNPYFTWNTVQKEFTQFKEKYPNLALEYIGTKNKGMYSVPKQEFGSNYDPTSRVWYKQAVESPDKVIYTDPYEDAATKKTVVTIAKAILDPDTKNVLGVIATDLDLDALKNIVGKAEVNHGGYAFLFDQNGTALVHPTEAGKNLMNQPFMKKMYEADRNRDFMKYTFQGEERVMAYDTLEGTNWKIGNAFIYNEMLSSAHHLLTVIVWIALIGILLSVVLTIFFSRIITNPIRRLKNEVAKVTAGDLTVQVKTKSKDEIGELTHLFNDMVAKMKTLIGTVQTSVETVKTSVEDLSAVSEEATASSEEIGRAIHEIASGATQQASDADSTNHKTMSLSSQIEEVIEQNAQINKMTIEAVSINEKGLKQMQLLRNQTTESSQTIHAVQAVMEELTNEMKKIESIIFTINSISDQTNLLALNASIEAARAGEHGKGFAVVAEEVRKLAEQSSQATEQVRHTIAAIQGEVAAAREECNRTEELSKSQDFVVGDTERAFHEIATTIEQVAAAVEHVTSSMDSIDEHKEDVVAAIQSIAAIAQQSAAGTEEITASTEEQIRAISTVSQSAEHLQEISEELANLIRQFKIQ, encoded by the coding sequence ATGAAGAGGTTAAGTGCAAAGCTCGTAGTATTTTTTAGTATTTTTATAGCTAGTTTATTATTAGTTGTTTCAGGGGCTGTTTATCAATTTACCAAAACACAAATAGAAAAAGATGTAGAAGTTCAGTCTCAAAGTCAAGTGAAAGAGTTAAAAGAAACGATTCATACGTACTTAGACATGTATAGTCGTTCTTTGCTGACGTATAGTGAAAATGATGTAATTGTTAATTTTGTTAAGCAGGAAGGAGATCAAACAAACCAAGAGAAAAATCCGTATTTTACATGGAACACAGTTCAAAAAGAGTTTACGCAGTTTAAAGAAAAGTATCCAAACCTAGCACTTGAATACATAGGCACTAAAAATAAAGGAATGTATTCTGTTCCTAAACAAGAGTTTGGTTCAAACTATGATCCGACTTCAAGGGTGTGGTACAAACAAGCAGTAGAATCACCTGATAAGGTTATTTATACGGATCCATATGAAGATGCAGCAACAAAAAAGACGGTTGTGACAATTGCAAAGGCTATTTTAGATCCAGATACTAAAAATGTGCTGGGCGTTATAGCTACTGATTTAGACTTAGATGCATTAAAAAACATTGTAGGTAAAGCAGAAGTAAATCACGGTGGGTATGCATTTTTATTTGATCAAAATGGCACAGCGCTCGTTCATCCAACAGAAGCTGGGAAAAATTTAATGAATCAGCCATTTATGAAAAAAATGTACGAAGCAGACCGGAATAGAGATTTCATGAAGTATACGTTTCAAGGTGAAGAGAGAGTGATGGCATATGATACTCTCGAAGGGACGAATTGGAAGATAGGAAATGCCTTTATTTATAATGAAATGCTCTCAAGCGCTCATCATTTACTGACTGTTATTGTCTGGATTGCGTTAATTGGCATCTTATTATCAGTGGTGTTAACCATCTTTTTCTCAAGAATCATTACTAATCCGATTCGCCGCTTGAAAAATGAAGTAGCCAAAGTAACAGCTGGCGATTTAACGGTTCAGGTGAAGACGAAGTCAAAAGATGAAATTGGTGAGCTTACTCATTTATTTAATGATATGGTAGCCAAAATGAAAACATTGATTGGCACGGTTCAGACGTCTGTTGAGACAGTAAAAACGTCTGTTGAAGACTTGAGTGCCGTATCTGAAGAAGCAACTGCATCCAGTGAGGAAATCGGCCGGGCTATCCATGAGATTGCCAGCGGTGCCACGCAGCAAGCTTCTGATGCTGACTCTACTAATCATAAAACGATGAGTTTATCTTCGCAAATTGAAGAAGTCATTGAACAAAATGCACAGATTAATAAAATGACGATTGAAGCTGTAAGCATCAATGAAAAAGGTTTAAAACAGATGCAGCTCCTTCGCAACCAAACCACTGAATCGTCTCAAACGATTCACGCTGTTCAAGCTGTAATGGAAGAGTTAACAAATGAGATGAAAAAAATTGAATCTATTATTTTCACGATTAATAGTATTTCAGATCAGACAAATTTACTTGCCTTAAATGCTAGTATTGAAGCAGCTCGTGCAGGAGAACATGGCAAAGGATTTGCGGTAGTAGCTGAAGAGGTGCGAAAACTTGCTGAACAGTCCTCTCAGGCCACTGAACAAGTTCGCCATACGATTGCAGCGATTCAAGGGGAAGTCGCTGCTGCGCGTGAAGAATGCAACCGTACAGAAGAGCTTTCAAAGTCTCAAGACTTTGTGGTAGGAGATACAGAACGAGCTTTTCATGAAATTGCAACTACGATTGAACAAGTGGCGGCGGCTGTCGAACATGTGACAAGCAGCATGGACAGTATCGATGAGCATAAGGAAGACGTGGTAGCGGCCATTCAAAGCATAGCAGCTATTGCACAGCAATCAGCAGCGGGAACTGAAGAAATTACCGCTTCTACAGAAGAACAAATTAGAGCTATTTCTACTGTTTCTCAATCAGCTGAACATCTGCAAGAGATTAGTGAAGAATTGGCGAACTTGATTCGTCAGTTTAAAATTCAATAG
- a CDS encoding RluA family pseudouridine synthase, which produces MSIHGQWLEDKIAKNDAGQTIEDYLKTKWRIPKKTLHQFRMNKNVLINGEPLPWRNTLKENDKVSLPFFEAEPNEITPYNVDIEILFEDEHALIVNKPINLDTHPSSEQDQKTLLNAVAAYFQKIGLKTKPRHVHRLDSDTSGTILFTKHFVASSVFDQLLAERKINRTYIALVQGIIKKEDGIVNEPIGRDRHHATRRRVSRTGQAAKTSYRVLKRNTAKNETLIELSLETGRTHQIRVHMSHIGHPLLGDTLYGGKRLKEQQQALHAIKLSFIHPFTHQRVSAVAPPTQQVFLPYSKLLSY; this is translated from the coding sequence ATGAGTATACACGGCCAATGGCTAGAAGATAAAATCGCAAAAAATGATGCAGGGCAAACAATTGAAGATTATTTAAAAACGAAATGGCGTATTCCTAAAAAAACGTTGCATCAGTTTCGGATGAATAAAAATGTGCTTATAAACGGTGAGCCTTTACCATGGAGAAACACTCTCAAGGAAAATGATAAAGTGTCACTCCCTTTTTTTGAAGCAGAGCCTAATGAAATAACACCTTACAATGTTGATATAGAGATTTTGTTTGAAGATGAGCACGCACTAATCGTAAACAAACCAATAAACCTAGATACTCATCCTTCATCAGAACAAGACCAAAAAACTCTTTTAAATGCTGTAGCTGCTTATTTTCAAAAAATAGGCCTCAAAACAAAGCCTAGACACGTTCACCGTTTGGACAGCGATACATCAGGTACTATCTTATTCACGAAGCATTTTGTAGCAAGCTCTGTGTTTGATCAGCTGCTGGCTGAACGTAAAATTAATCGGACTTATATTGCCCTCGTCCAAGGAATCATAAAAAAAGAGGACGGAATCGTCAATGAACCCATTGGACGCGATCGTCACCATGCTACAAGAAGAAGAGTATCTAGAACGGGACAAGCTGCCAAAACATCTTATCGGGTGTTAAAACGCAATACGGCCAAAAATGAGACGCTTATTGAACTTTCGCTCGAGACCGGACGCACTCACCAAATTCGTGTTCATATGAGTCACATCGGCCATCCATTACTTGGCGATACGCTTTATGGAGGAAAGAGATTAAAAGAGCAGCAGCAAGCTTTACATGCCATTAAGCTTTCTTTTATACATCCGTTTACACATCAGCGCGTGTCAGCTGTTGCACCTCCAACTCAGCAAGTCTTTTTGCCTTACAGCAAGTTGCTTTCCTATTAA
- a CDS encoding L-lactate dehydrogenase, with protein MKTQFTPKTRKVAVIGTGFVGSSYAFSMVNQGIANELVLIDMNKEKAEGEARDINHGMPFATPMKIWAGDYKDCADADLVVITAGANQAPGETRLDLVEKNVKIFECIVKDIMNSGFDGIILVATNPVDILAHVTQKVSGLPNERVIGSGTILDTARFRYLLSDYFEVDSRNVHAYIMGEHGDTEFPVWSHAQIGGVKLEHFINTAAIEKEPDMQHLFEQTRDAAYHIINRKGATYYGIAMGLVRITKAILDDENSILTVSALLEGQYGISDVYIGVPAIINKNGVRQIIELNLTPHEQQQLEHSASILKQTRDRAFV; from the coding sequence ATGAAAACACAATTTACACCAAAAACACGAAAAGTTGCCGTTATCGGAACTGGTTTTGTTGGCTCAAGCTACGCTTTTTCAATGGTGAATCAAGGTATTGCCAATGAATTAGTGTTAATCGATATGAACAAAGAAAAAGCAGAAGGTGAAGCACGCGATATCAATCATGGAATGCCATTTGCCACACCGATGAAAATCTGGGCTGGAGATTATAAAGACTGTGCTGACGCTGATTTAGTAGTTATTACAGCGGGCGCTAATCAAGCTCCAGGGGAAACACGCTTAGATCTAGTTGAAAAAAACGTTAAAATTTTTGAATGCATTGTAAAAGATATTATGAACAGCGGGTTTGACGGCATCATTTTAGTGGCAACAAATCCAGTTGATATTCTCGCACACGTTACACAAAAAGTATCAGGATTACCAAACGAACGGGTAATTGGTTCAGGAACGATTCTTGACACAGCTCGCTTCCGCTACTTGTTAAGCGACTATTTCGAAGTAGATTCTCGCAACGTCCACGCTTATATTATGGGCGAACATGGAGATACGGAATTTCCTGTTTGGAGCCACGCGCAAATTGGCGGTGTGAAGCTCGAACATTTTATCAATACTGCCGCTATTGAAAAAGAACCGGATATGCAGCATCTATTCGAACAAACCCGCGATGCGGCTTACCATATTATTAATCGAAAAGGAGCGACTTATTACGGAATTGCGATGGGGCTTGTACGCATCACCAAGGCTATTTTAGATGATGAGAATTCTATTTTAACGGTATCTGCTTTATTAGAAGGACAATACGGTATTTCTGATGTGTATATCGGCGTACCAGCTATTATTAATAAAAACGGCGTGCGCCAAATTATTGAATTGAATTTAACTCCTCACGAACAGCAGCAGCTCGAGCACTCTGCTAGCATTCTTAAGCAAACTCGCGACAGAGCTTTTGTGTAA